The proteins below are encoded in one region of Cucurbita pepo subsp. pepo cultivar mu-cu-16 chromosome LG10, ASM280686v2, whole genome shotgun sequence:
- the LOC111803197 gene encoding nuclear pore complex protein NUP58-like isoform X2, with amino-acid sequence MCHYRERILECRDESQRLDQCSRLYDSSVSNDGFELDASRIVQELGGISTSTEHQKVLLQELMTTAKGMLWNTEVAIRSFMMIRPRFLNQSEGGASNSTAPPQVSGATSPIGSSGQPTSTSIAPVFYFYSGLPRKPSPFLQQTVSRFEKYLGECRQWIEELEQFLALDCNRSASNSSTSLFHSLPKIMSNVHEFFVHVAAKVESIHQYIDSMKAAYLADQRCRGDGNNPFLEADRRETARQEAAAKRVHPTLHLTANTQPSTQAAGLLASSGSHGASTVQQLSTVATPASSGGGLSLFSTPSAPSTTSSSLFMTPTASVQTSSLFSSSGARGPTTLFGSSSAPLFNSAITPFGSTAQSFGQSASAGSSLFSTPFASGAATGSGASFGATSKSSKPKSRTARRY; translated from the exons ATGTGTCACTACAGGGAACGAATTTTGGAGTGTCGGGATGAAAGTCAGAGGCTGGATCAGTGTAGTCGCCTCTACGATTCTTCAGTTTCTAATGATGGATTTGAGCTTGATGCCAGTCGAATTGTTCAG GAACTTGGGGGAATTAGTACGTCTACAGAACATCAAAAAGTACTGCTTCAAGAGCTGATGACTACTGCGAAAGGGATGCTTTGGAACACGGAAGTTGCTATTCGCTCTTTCATGATGATACGCCCAAGGTTCCTTAATCAGAGTGAAGGAGGTGCTTCAAATTCCACTGCACCGCCACAGGTCTCTGGAGCAACATCACCAATAGGTTCTAGTGGTCAACCGACATCTACCTCAATTGCTCcagttttttatttctacAGTGGGCTCCCAAGAAAACCATCTCCATTTTTGCAACAAACTGTTTCAAGATTTGAGAAGTATCTTGGTGAATGTCGCCAATGGATTGAAGAGTTAGAGCAATTCCTTGCCCTAGATTGTAACAGgagtgcttccaattctaGCACTTCATTGTTTCATTCACTTCCTAAAATCATGTCAAATGTGCACGAATTCTTTGTTCATGTGGCTGCCAAG GTTGAGAGCATTCATCAGTACATTGACTCAATGAAGGCGGCTTATCTTGCGGACCAGCGTTGCAGAGGGGATGGAAACAATCCATTTCTTGAGGCTGATCGAAGGGAAACTGCACGCCAAGAAGCGGCAGCTAAGAGGGTACATCCAACTTTACATTTGACTGCAAATACACAACCATCAACCCAAGCTGCTGGATTACTTGCCAGCTCAGGTAGCCATGGTGCGTCAACAGTACAACAGTTGTCTACAGTTGCTACACCAGCTTCTTCCGGTGGTGGATTGTCACTATTTAGCACTCCCTCTGCTCCATCCACTACATCATCTTCTCTTTTCATGACACCAACAGCATCTGTTCAAACATCCTCTCTGTTTAGTTCTTCCGGTGCAAGAGGTCCTACAACACTTTTTGGCTCGTCATCTGCACCATTGTTTAATTCTGCTATTACTCCCTTTGGCAGTACTGCTCAATCTTTTGGGCAATCTGCTTCTGCAGGAAGTTCACTATTTTCGACGCCCTTTGCTTCAG GTGCTGCAACAGGATCTGGGGCTAGCTTTGGAGCAACTTCG AAATCATCGAAGCCAAAGTCCCGAACGGCACGACGCTACTAG
- the LOC111803197 gene encoding nuclear pore complex protein NUP58-like isoform X1, which translates to MAFSLFSTPQPQQSQQLFQSQPQSQPQLFQQSSALFSQQPQQQLMQQQQQLFIFTNDKAPASYGTKWADLHPDSQKTLLQIEERILECRDESQRLDQCSRLYDSSVSNDGFELDASRIVQELGGISTSTEHQKVLLQELMTTAKGMLWNTEVAIRSFMMIRPRFLNQSEGGASNSTAPPQVSGATSPIGSSGQPTSTSIAPVFYFYSGLPRKPSPFLQQTVSRFEKYLGECRQWIEELEQFLALDCNRSASNSSTSLFHSLPKIMSNVHEFFVHVAAKVESIHQYIDSMKAAYLADQRCRGDGNNPFLEADRRETARQEAAAKRVHPTLHLTANTQPSTQAAGLLASSGSHGASTVQQLSTVATPASSGGGLSLFSTPSAPSTTSSSLFMTPTASVQTSSLFSSSGARGPTTLFGSSSAPLFNSAITPFGSTAQSFGQSASAGSSLFSTPFASGAATGSGASFGATSKSSKPKSRTARRY; encoded by the exons ATGGCGTTTTCACTGTTCTCAACTCCGCAACCGCAGCAGTCTCAGCAGTTATTTCAATCGCAGCCACAATCACAGCCGCAACTTTTTCAGCAGAGCAGCGCATTGTTCTCACAGCAGCCACAGCAGCAGTTAAtgcagcaacagcagcagtTGTTCATTTTTACTAATGATAAGGCTCCTGCAAGTTATGGTACTAAGTGGGCGGACCTCCATCCAGATTCGCAGAAAACCCTCCTTCAGATAGA GGAACGAATTTTGGAGTGTCGGGATGAAAGTCAGAGGCTGGATCAGTGTAGTCGCCTCTACGATTCTTCAGTTTCTAATGATGGATTTGAGCTTGATGCCAGTCGAATTGTTCAG GAACTTGGGGGAATTAGTACGTCTACAGAACATCAAAAAGTACTGCTTCAAGAGCTGATGACTACTGCGAAAGGGATGCTTTGGAACACGGAAGTTGCTATTCGCTCTTTCATGATGATACGCCCAAGGTTCCTTAATCAGAGTGAAGGAGGTGCTTCAAATTCCACTGCACCGCCACAGGTCTCTGGAGCAACATCACCAATAGGTTCTAGTGGTCAACCGACATCTACCTCAATTGCTCcagttttttatttctacAGTGGGCTCCCAAGAAAACCATCTCCATTTTTGCAACAAACTGTTTCAAGATTTGAGAAGTATCTTGGTGAATGTCGCCAATGGATTGAAGAGTTAGAGCAATTCCTTGCCCTAGATTGTAACAGgagtgcttccaattctaGCACTTCATTGTTTCATTCACTTCCTAAAATCATGTCAAATGTGCACGAATTCTTTGTTCATGTGGCTGCCAAG GTTGAGAGCATTCATCAGTACATTGACTCAATGAAGGCGGCTTATCTTGCGGACCAGCGTTGCAGAGGGGATGGAAACAATCCATTTCTTGAGGCTGATCGAAGGGAAACTGCACGCCAAGAAGCGGCAGCTAAGAGGGTACATCCAACTTTACATTTGACTGCAAATACACAACCATCAACCCAAGCTGCTGGATTACTTGCCAGCTCAGGTAGCCATGGTGCGTCAACAGTACAACAGTTGTCTACAGTTGCTACACCAGCTTCTTCCGGTGGTGGATTGTCACTATTTAGCACTCCCTCTGCTCCATCCACTACATCATCTTCTCTTTTCATGACACCAACAGCATCTGTTCAAACATCCTCTCTGTTTAGTTCTTCCGGTGCAAGAGGTCCTACAACACTTTTTGGCTCGTCATCTGCACCATTGTTTAATTCTGCTATTACTCCCTTTGGCAGTACTGCTCAATCTTTTGGGCAATCTGCTTCTGCAGGAAGTTCACTATTTTCGACGCCCTTTGCTTCAG GTGCTGCAACAGGATCTGGGGCTAGCTTTGGAGCAACTTCG AAATCATCGAAGCCAAAGTCCCGAACGGCACGACGCTACTAG